A stretch of Pseudochaenichthys georgianus chromosome 2, fPseGeo1.2, whole genome shotgun sequence DNA encodes these proteins:
- the LOC117457037 gene encoding sodium/myo-inositol cotransporter-like, whose protein sequence is MAPATMEVLDIGVVVMYFILVLAIGFIAMRRANKNTVGGYFLAGRSMNWAAVGASLFVSNIGSEHFIGLAGSGAASGFGVAAWEINALLLLQLLGWVFIPVYIQSGVYTMPEYLTKRFGGKRLKVYFAALSLVLYIFTKVSVDLYAGALFIQESLGWNLYLSIILLIAMTALLTVTGGLVAVIYTDTVQAFLMIAGALCLTSISLFKVGGLEGLKTKYMQASPNITAILLSSPNLTYSASCHLHLHPKPDALKMLRGPRDPDLPWPGFLLGQTPASIWYWCADQVIVQRVLATKNIAHAKGATIMAGFLKILPMFVIVIPGMISRIFFADELACISPEHCLEVCGSASGCSNVAYPRLVMLVMPAGLRGLMMAVMIAALMSDLDSIFNSASTIFALDIYKMMRKQVSSRELVIVGRLFVVFMVVISIAWVPVVIEMQGGQMFYYIQEVTDYLTPPIAALFLLAVLWHRCNETGAFWGSLVGLVLGSVRLILALVYREPRCDQPDDRPSFIKDIHFMYVAAILFWVSALVTVVVSLCTPPPDQEQIRTTTLWGLRRRKRLREKAGEDMTALKPLNHANGLTGTEKSPDQQDNGIEENHEETQPSNGHTVIVGDLDSDPSMEEEGERKGVGEEDGCIGGGVVEGGKCLKALEFVCGFKEKPSQARVLSAEEQEQILEQLLHEPRRTKILLNTLLLAICFVGIFIFIYFSL, encoded by the exons ATGGCCCCCGCCACCATGGAAGTGTTAGACATCGGCGTCGTAGTGATGTACTTCATCCTGGTGCTGGCGATCGGTTTCATCGCCATGCGGAGAGCCAATAAGAACACGGTGGGCGGATACTTCCTGGCCGGTCGCTCTATGAACTGGGCGGCCGTAGGAGCATCGCTATTCGTCAGCAACATCGGGAGCGAGCATTTTATCGGACTAGCCGGGTCGGGGGCTGCTAGCGGTTTTGGCGTGGCAGCGTGGGAAATAAACGCCCTGTTGCTGCTGCAGTTATTAGGCTGGGTATTTATCCCTGTGTACATTCAGTCCGGAGTCTACACCATGCCGGAGTACCTGACAAAGCGATTTGGCGGGAAACGGCTCAAGGTGTATTTTGCCGCACTGTCCCTCGTGCTGTACATCTTCACCAAGGTGTCCGTGGATCTGTACGCCGGGGCCTTGTTCATCCAGGAGTCCTTAGGGTGGAACCTCTACCTGTCAATCATCCTCCTCATCGCCATGACAGCTCTACTGACAGTCACCGGAGGTCTGGTGGCTGTCATCTACACGGACACCGTCCAGGCCTTCCTCATGATCGCCGGAGCGCTCTGCCTCACGAGCATCAGCCTCTTCAAAGTGGGAGGACTCGAAG GTTTGAAGACCAAGTACATGCAAGCTTCTCCAAACATCACGGCCATCTTGCTGTCTTCGCCCAACCTAACGTATTCTGCCTCCTGCCACCTCCACCTTCACCCCAAACCAGACGCTCTGAAGATGCTTCGGGGCCCGAGGGATCCAGACCTGCCGTGGCCCGGTTTCCTCCTGGGCCAGACTCCTGCCTCCATTTG GTACTGGTGTGCAGATCAGGTGATCGTTCAGCGGGTTTTGGCAACGAAGAATATTGCCCACGCTAAAGGAGCCACGATCATGGCCGGCTTTCTGAAAATCCTCCCCATGTTCGTCATCGTCATCCCAG GGATGATCTCCAGGATCTTCTTTGCGGATGAGTTGGCGTGCATCAGCCCGGAGCACTGCCTGGAGGTGTGCGGCTCTGCGAGCGGCTGCAGCAACGTGGCCTACCCCCGCCTCGTCATGCTGGTGATGCCCGCGGGACTGCGAGGCCTCATGATGGCCGTCATGATCGCAGCTCTGATGAGCGACTTGGACTCCATCTTCAACTCGGCCAGCACCATATTCGCCCTGGATATCTACAAGATGATGAGGAAGCAGGTGTCGTCCCGGGAGCTGGTGATCGTCGGCAGGTTGTTCGTGGTTTTCATGGTGGTCATCAGCATCGCCTGGGTGCCCGTGGTCATCGAGATGCAGGGAGGCCAGATGTTCTACTACATCCAGGAGGTGACGGACTACCTGACTCCTCCTATCGCTGCTCTGTTCCTGCTGGCCGTCCTGTGGCATCGCTGCAACGAGACGGGCGCCTTCTGGGGCAGCTTGGTGGGGCTCGTCCTTGGATCGGTGCGTCTGATTTTGGCATTGGTTTACCGGGAGCCTCGCTGCGACCAGCCCGACGACCGGCCCTCCTTCATCAAAGATATTCACTTCATGTACGTGGCGGCCATATTGTTTTGGGTGTCGGCTCTTGTGACTGTCGTTGTGAGTCTGTGCACTCCTCCGCCGGATCAAGAACAGATCAGAACCACCACCCTGTGGGGGTtaaggaggaggaagagactGAGGGAGAAAGCGGGGGAAGATATGACTGCGTTGAAGCCTCTGAACCATGCAAACGGTTTGACTGGGACAGAAAAGAGTCCGGATCAGCAAGACAACGGGATCGAGGAAAATCATGAGGAAACTCAGCCAAGCAACGGTCACACTGTCATAGTCGGGGATTTAGATTCTGATCCATCaatggaagaagagggagaaAGGAAGGGAGTGGGGGAGGAGGATGGCTGTATTGGAGGAGGAGTCGTGGAGGGAGGGAAATGTTTGAAAGCTTTAGAGTTTGTCTGTGGTTTCAAGGAGAAGCCGTCCCAAGCTCGGGTCCTCAGCGCTGAGGAACAGGAGCAGATCCTGGAGCAGCTTCTGCACGAACCTCGAAGAACCAAAATCCTCCTGAACACGTTACTGCTGGCCATTTGCTTTGTGGGCATCTTTATTTTCATCTACTTCTCCTTATAG